One region of Daphnia pulicaria isolate SC F1-1A chromosome 7, SC_F0-13Bv2, whole genome shotgun sequence genomic DNA includes:
- the LOC124348978 gene encoding DEAD-box helicase Dbp80-like, with product MATANLDWGAEADAEEKEVTNKMTNINLQNKENPPAWMVPSDQPATAAATTPEEGLAGSVEESEKISAAEKSLLQKVIRKGLVENHHDLEVQRKDPNSPLYSVKTFEALNLRPELLKGVHAMGFDAPSKIQETALPTLLVDPPQNMIAQSQSGTGKTAAFVLAMLSRTDVTKNYPHVVCLSPTFELAIQTGEVAKKMAKFCPHIRIRYAVRGEEIPRGSQLDDHILIGTPGKLLDWGTKLRCFDLTKVEVFVLDEADVMIATQGHQDQSIRIHKLLPKSCQMMLFSATYDEDVMKFAEMIIRNPVVLKLHREQQSLDNIKQHYVVCKSKEDKYRSISNIYGVLTIGQAMIFCHTRKTASWLAETMSREGHAVALLSGELEIDQRINIINRFREGKEKVLITTNVMARGIDVEQVTMVVNFDLPVDQNGRADCETYLHRIGRTGRFGKSGVAINLVDGPRSMQVLQFIEAHFKRPILRLDAEDVDEIEKLNKDD from the exons ATGGCGACAGCAAATTTGGATTGGGGAGCAGAGGCGGATGCAGAGGAGAAAGAAGTGACGAACaag ATGACCAATATTAACCTGCAAAATAAGGAAAATCCTCCTGCTTGGATGGTCCCCTCTGATCAGCccgccacagcagcagcaacaactccTGAAGAAGGCTTGGCAGGAAGCGTTGAAGAAAGCGAGAAGATATCTGCAGCTGAAAAGTCCCTTCTACAGAAAGTAATTCGCAAAGGTCTTGTTGAAAACCATCATGACCTGGAGGTTCAGCGAAAGGATCCCAATTCACCACTCTACTCAGTCAAGACCTTTGAAGCCCTAAATCt tCGTCCTGAGCTTTTAAAGGGCGTCCATGCAATGGGATTTGACGCTCCATCCAAGATCCAGGAAACTGCACTTCCTACATTACTAGTTGATCC ACCTCAAAACATGATAGCCCAGTCGCAGTCTGGTACTGGAAAAACTGCTGCTTTCGTTTTAGCCATGTTAAGTCGTACGGATGTGACGAAAAATTACCCTCACGTCGTTTGCTTGTCTCCAACTTTCGAACTGGCTATTCAAACAGGCGAAGTGGCcaaaaaaatggcgaaattTTGCCCCCACATTAGGATTCGCTACGCTGTCAGAGGCGAAGAAA ttcCTCGTGGCTCTCAGTTGGACGATCACATTCTTATTGGTACTCCTGGCAAGCTGCTGGATTGGGGAACGAAATTGCGCTGTTTTGATCTGACTAAAGTAGAAGTATTCGTCCTCGACGAGGCTGACGTTATGATTGCCACACAGGGGCACCAGGATCAAAGCATTCGAATTCACAA GTTGCTACCGAAATCGTGCCAGATGATGTTGTTCTCCGCCACATACGATGAGGACGTTATGAAGTTTGCCGAAATGATTATCAGGAATCCGGTCGTGCTCAA GTTGCACCGTGAGCAGCAATCACTCGACAACATCAAACAGCACTATGTCGTCTGTAAGAGCAAAGAGGACAAATACCGATCCATATCAAACATTTACGGTGTTCTCACCATAGGCCAAGCTATGATCTTTTGCCAT ACAAGGAAAACAGCCTCCTGGCTAGCTGAGACCATGAGCCGAGAGGGACACGCTGTCGCACTACTCAGCGGCGAGTTGGAAATTGATCAGAGAATTAACATTATTAATCGATTCCGGGAAGGCAAAGAAAAGGTGCTCATCACCACCAACGTGATGGCCCGTGGTATTGACGTCGAACAAGTCACCATGGTCGTCAATTTTGACTTGCCAGTGGACCAGAACGGAAGGGCGGATTGTGAAACTTACCTTCATCGCATTGGCCGAACCGGGCGTTTCGGTAAATCTGGGGTAGCCATCAACTTGGTCGACGGGCCTCGTTCCATGCAGGTTCTACAATTTATTGAGGCGCATTTCA AACGACCTATTTTAAGGCTGGATGCTGAAGATGTCGACGAGATAGAAAAGCTCAACAAGGATGATTGA